A window of Phenylobacterium sp. NIBR 498073 genomic DNA:
TAGTCCGTGAACTGCACACGCCGCACGTTGGCGCCGTCGCTGACCACCCATCCGACCTCGCCGGGCTTCACGGTCGCGTTCGTCGCGCCGCCGGTCGTGATCGAGACGTCGCCGCTCGCGCCATTGCGCACCGTGTAGAGCTTCTCGACGGCCGGAATGGTGATCGCCCCGCCCGAGCCGCTGGTGACGTCCAGGAAGGCGCTGCGTGCCTCGTCGTCCGCCCCGTTGGCGGTCGTCAGGGTCTTCGGACCGCTGAGCGCGAACGCGACCCGCTTGGCGATGGCGTCCTCAAGCAGTTGGTCGTCGGTGTTGAGGACCAGGCCCCAGGTGTTGAGGTTGTCGCCCGGCGCCTGGAAGTTCAGGCGCAGGCGGCTCGAATAGGTCGAAGGCATCAGATCGGCGCTCCAGTATCCTGCCTGATCCAGGCAGCGCCGTTCGAGACGGCCAGAATGTCGAGGTCGGTGACCCGCACGACGCCGTTGGGCCAACTGGCGGCCGGCGGCAGGTCGGCTTGCGCGCAGGGGAAAACCTGGCTGGGATGGGTCGGCTGCTGCAGCTCGCGGATCGCGTCCGCGACGGCTTGGAAGAACGGGCGCGGGTCGGTCTTGAGGTCGACGGGAGCGATCAGCATGCGTTAGCTCCAGATTTCCGGGGTGTCGCCCACCGGGGTCCAGGTCTCGGACTTGCTGGCCTTCGGGTTCCAGGTCTCAGGGGTGCCCGGAACCGGCTGCCAGCCCTGACCGCCCGAATAGCGCAGCGTCGCGGCTTGACCGTTCAGGCTGTAGGCCGCTGGGGCGCCCCGCAGGATGTGGACCCAACCCCAGCCGATCTGGCGGCCTGAGAGGCTGAAGGACGCTCCCGAAGCCGCCAGCTGGCGCGTCCAGCGCAGACCGGCGGCCAGGCGCGACCACACGAACGGTTCAGGCGCCGCGCGCAGCTTGCGGCCAATCCGCAGGCCCGCCGGCTGCCGCGTGAGCGTGAGCGCGCCCGTGGCGGCCGAGATCGTGCGGCCCGCCACCGTGCGGATCAGCCCCGCCGCGATCCCCGTCATCGTGAAGGCCTGGGCGCTGACACGCAGTTTGAGGCCCCGGGCGACACGGGCCGAGAACCCTGCCAGGCCATAGCCGCGAACGTCCGCCCGGACCCGATAGCCTTTGCGGATCGCGGCATTGATCCCGGCAAGCGTGAAGCTGCGCACAGCGATCGGCAGCTTTCGGGTGACACGGGTCGCCGCCGCCTTGCCCGACAGGATTATGGCGCCGGTGGCCGCGGTGAGCGTCTGGCCGCCCGCAGAGCCCAGGTCCAGGGCAATGAACGCCGACGAGGCCAGCAAGGCGACGTACTCGCCTTCCGGGCTGGTGTTGATGTTAAGGGCGATCTTGCGCGATCCGGCCGCGTATGAGCGCAGCCCTGCGAACGACGCGGCCTGTCCGCGGTCATTGTTGGCCGAGTAGTTTCGCGCGACCGCGGAGGCTGCATCGCCGCTATCGGCCAGCACCGACGTCACCACCCGCGACGATGTGGTCACATTGTTGAAATACCAGCTCCCGATCAGCAGGTGCGGGTTCGCCGAGACGGTCGGCGTGATGCTCAAGGCCTCAAACGGCGTAGCGGTGGACAGCTCGGCAGAAAAGCTCGCCTGCCGCGCGACGTGCGCCGCCTCGAAATCCGCCAACTTCAGGATCAGCAGCCGGTTCTGCGCATACCCGACTTCGAATGTGTTTTGGTTCGAACGCCCCTGCCACGCCACGGTGCGGCTGACGCCGCCAGTAGCCTCCGAATAGACCCGCTGCTTGTTCAGCGGCACGAGGTTCTTTTGGCCGGCGGTGATATCGGCGTGCCCGGCCATGGCGGGTTCGGTATTGGTCTCGGCCGTCCCGTCCCAGACGAACTTCCCATAGGCCGACGTCGTGGTGGCGTAGTTGTCGGTCATCGAGTGGGCGAGGACGAGATAGTCGCCGACCGCCGGACTGAACGAGGTCGAGAGCACGTCGGCCCAGGTCGTCGTACCGCCTGCGGTGACCGCCTGGCGGGCGACGCTCTCGGCGTAGACGTCGCCCGCCCCCATCCGCAGCACCGTCAACCGGCGATTGCGGCAGACGATGCTGTTGCCGTTGGTCTCGGCCTTGACCTCAAGAGCGAGGGCGAGCGCCGCGCCGGTCCCGGTGACCTTGAAGAACCCCGCGTAGGCCCCCCATTCTATGCGCGGCTTGGCCGACGATGGCGCACTGATCTATTTCGAGGATCAGCGCAGCTCCCCCAGCCCGGACATGCTGGGCCAGGTGGTGGTGGTCGAGACCGACACCGACGAGGTGCTGGTCAAACGCCTGTTGCGCGGCTCAGGGCCAGGACTCTACGATCTTGAGAGCGTCGCTGGGCCCACCCGCCGCGACGCCCGGCTGCGCTGGGCCGCGCACATCACCGCAATCATCCCACCCTACCAGGCGCGCCGGATCATCCTCAGCGAAGGTTGAGCGCGGTCGCCGCGCCTTGAACCGTCAGGTATCGGTTGCCGAAGAAGTGTATATATTATACATTCCTCGAATGAACGAGCTTGACCGGCTGATCGTCGCCGAAGCCGCCGCCGAGGCGGCGCGGACAACGCTCGCGCAGCGCGAACTGAGCCGCTGCCGAGGCGTCTCCTGGTCCGGAATGGCGCCGGAGCCTCGGGCCCCGGCCCCAGCCGCCGCGCTGCACGCGCGCGCCCGGGCGCGGCTCGCCGCCCGCGAGGCCTGGCGGGCCGGCGCCGAGGGCGGCTTCATCACCGGCCTCTCCGACTGTCAGGCGGCGGCGCGCGAGGCTTTCGCGACTGCCGAACGCGCCCGCGCCGGCGCCTCGCGCGGCGAACCCGCCGACTGGCGGCTGAAGGT
This region includes:
- a CDS encoding S24/S26 family peptidase codes for the protein MRGLADDGALIYFEDQRSSPSPDMLGQVVVVETDTDEVLVKRLLRGSGPGLYDLESVAGPTRRDARLRWAAHITAIIPPYQARRIILSEG